From Streptomyces sp. NBC_00775, one genomic window encodes:
- a CDS encoding 5-oxoprolinase subunit B family protein: MRALPVGDRALLVEVSSGDAAQALHAELLRRRAEGSLSVREIVPAARTVLLDGLDDPGRLAERLPTWDIPPLPARAGGAIEIPVRYDGPDLADVAALWGVAEREVPEIHAAAEFRVAFCGFAPGFGYLTGLPSHYDVPRRATPRTAVPAGSVALAGPYTGVYPRSSPGGWQLIGTTDVVLWDHARVPAALLAPGARVRFVPARRS, from the coding sequence ATCCGGGCGCTGCCTGTCGGTGACCGGGCCCTGCTCGTCGAGGTCTCCTCGGGCGACGCGGCGCAGGCCCTGCACGCCGAGCTGCTGCGCCGCCGCGCGGAGGGTTCCCTGTCCGTGCGCGAGATCGTCCCCGCGGCTCGCACGGTTCTCCTGGACGGCCTGGACGACCCCGGGCGCCTGGCGGAGCGGCTTCCCACGTGGGACATCCCGCCGCTGCCCGCGCGGGCGGGCGGGGCGATCGAGATCCCCGTACGGTACGACGGTCCCGACCTGGCGGATGTGGCGGCCCTGTGGGGTGTGGCCGAGCGCGAGGTGCCGGAGATCCACGCGGCGGCCGAGTTCCGGGTCGCCTTCTGCGGGTTCGCGCCCGGCTTCGGTTACCTCACGGGACTGCCGTCGCACTACGACGTGCCTCGCCGGGCGACCCCGCGGACGGCGGTTCCCGCGGGTTCCGTGGCGCTCGCGGGCCCGTACACCGGTGTGTACCCGCGCTCGTCGCCGGGCGGCTGGCAGCTGATCGGCACGACGGACGTGGTGCTGTGGGACCACGCGCGCGTGCCGGCCGCGCTGCTGGCTCCGGGCGCACGGGTCCGCTTCGTACCGGCGCGGCGCTCATGA
- a CDS encoding LamB/YcsF family protein translates to MTPIDLNADLGEGFGRWRLTDDEQLLSVVTSANVACGFHAGDAATMRRVCELAAERGVRIGAQVSYRDLAGFGRRAMDVPADELAAEVAYQIGALEVFARAAGTRVSYVKPHGALYNRVVHDEEQAGAVVEGVRLADATLPVLGLPSSRFLKVAEQAGLSTVTEAFADRAYTEEGTLVPRTQAGAVITDADMVVERSVGLARFGEVTSHSGERIPVRARSLCLHGDTPGAVELARRVRDRLKHSGVRVEAFA, encoded by the coding sequence ATGACCCCGATCGATCTCAACGCCGACCTCGGCGAGGGCTTCGGCCGCTGGCGTCTGACCGACGACGAACAACTGCTGTCCGTCGTCACCAGCGCCAATGTGGCCTGCGGTTTCCACGCCGGGGACGCGGCCACCATGCGGCGGGTGTGCGAGCTTGCGGCCGAGCGCGGCGTACGGATCGGCGCCCAGGTCTCCTACCGGGACCTGGCGGGGTTCGGGCGGCGCGCGATGGACGTACCGGCCGACGAGCTGGCCGCCGAAGTGGCGTACCAGATCGGCGCCTTGGAGGTCTTCGCACGCGCGGCCGGCACGCGCGTGTCGTACGTGAAACCGCACGGCGCGCTCTACAACCGCGTCGTGCACGACGAGGAGCAGGCGGGGGCGGTCGTCGAGGGCGTACGGCTGGCGGACGCCACCCTGCCCGTCCTCGGCCTGCCCTCCTCCCGCTTCCTGAAGGTGGCCGAGCAGGCTGGACTGTCCACCGTCACCGAGGCGTTCGCGGACCGCGCGTACACCGAGGAGGGCACCCTGGTGCCGCGTACCCAGGCCGGCGCGGTGATCACGGACGCGGACATGGTCGTCGAACGCTCGGTGGGCCTCGCCCGCTTCGGCGAGGTGACCTCGCACTCCGGGGAGCGCATCCCGGTCCGCGCCCGCTCCCTGTGCCTGCACGGGGACACGCCGGGCGCGGTGGAACTGGCCCGCAGGGTGCGCGACCGGCTGAAGCACTCGGGCGTCCGCGTGGAGGCGTTCGCATGA
- a CDS encoding putative hydro-lyase, which yields MNDTVQDRPSNLTQDRPSPLLEIDGHAHAWTPRKARAQFRSGVSGPTAGVAAGHTQANLISVPADWAYDMLLFCQRNPKPCPVLDVTDAGSWTTPLAQGADLRTDLPRYRVWEHGELVDEPTDVTDRWRDDLVSFLIGCSFTFEWALSEAGVPMRHIEQGRNVSMYVTGRQCRPAGRLHGPMVVSMRPVPPEHLAAAIRESSLLPAVHGSPVHCGEPSGLGIEDLSRPDFGDPVDAAPDDIPVFWACGVTPQAAVMASRPPFAITHAPGQMFLTDTRDEQYRVA from the coding sequence GTGAACGACACCGTCCAGGACCGGCCGTCGAACCTCACCCAGGACCGCCCGTCGCCCCTGCTGGAAATCGACGGCCACGCGCACGCGTGGACCCCCAGGAAGGCGCGTGCCCAGTTCCGTTCGGGCGTGTCGGGCCCCACCGCCGGAGTCGCCGCGGGTCACACCCAGGCGAATCTGATCTCGGTGCCCGCCGACTGGGCGTACGACATGCTGCTGTTCTGCCAGCGCAACCCGAAACCGTGCCCGGTCCTCGACGTCACCGACGCTGGCTCCTGGACCACTCCGCTGGCTCAGGGCGCGGACCTGCGCACCGATCTGCCGCGCTACCGGGTATGGGAGCACGGCGAGTTGGTCGACGAACCCACGGACGTGACCGACCGCTGGCGCGACGACCTGGTGTCGTTCCTCATCGGGTGCAGCTTCACCTTCGAGTGGGCGCTGAGCGAGGCGGGTGTCCCCATGCGTCACATCGAGCAGGGGCGCAACGTCTCGATGTACGTGACGGGGCGCCAGTGCCGTCCGGCCGGGCGGCTGCACGGCCCGATGGTGGTGTCGATGCGCCCGGTCCCTCCCGAGCACCTGGCCGCGGCGATCAGGGAGAGCAGTCTGCTGCCCGCCGTGCACGGCAGCCCGGTGCACTGCGGTGAGCCGTCGGGGCTGGGCATCGAGGATCTCTCGCGTCCCGACTTCGGCGATCCGGTGGACGCGGCGCCGGACGACATCCCGGTGTTCTGGGCCTGCGGAGTGACACCCCAGGCCGCCGTGATGGCGTCCCGTCCGCCGTTCGCGATCACCCACGCGCCCGGCCAGATGTTCCTCACGGACACCCGTGACGAGCAGTACCGCGTGGCCTGA
- a CDS encoding MFS transporter gives MSTTPPSQALTADARSGTEQLTTQEGAFAWLHALGPRGRRAFAGAFGGYALDSYDYFTLPLSMVALAAYFGLDSGQTGLFTTVTLVVSAIGGAVAGVAADRFGRVRALMITVITYAVFTVACGFAPNYETLLVFRALQGLGFGGEWAVGAILVAEYASAKHRGRTLGAVQSSWAVGWGLAVVVYTLVFQFVGTDLAWRVMFWTGALPALLVVWVRRRVQDAPEAAAEREKSAQKGSFAAIFKPGTAEAPGLLRTTFFAVLLSTGVQGGYYTLATWVPTYLKTERGLSVVGTGGYLTFLISGAFIGYLTGGYLTDKLGRKRNILLFAILSAACILTYANIPSGANTLLLVLGFPLGFCMSAIFSGFGSFLSELYPAAVRGTGQGFTYNTGRAVGAAFPTTVGFLADSWGVGGALVFGAIGYALAALALIGLPETRGKELL, from the coding sequence ATGAGCACGACCCCTCCATCCCAGGCCCTGACGGCCGACGCCCGGTCCGGCACGGAACAACTCACCACCCAGGAAGGCGCGTTCGCCTGGCTGCACGCCCTCGGTCCGCGCGGCCGCCGCGCCTTCGCCGGCGCGTTCGGCGGCTATGCCCTCGACTCGTACGACTACTTCACGCTGCCGCTGAGCATGGTCGCGCTGGCGGCGTACTTCGGCCTGGACAGCGGCCAGACCGGCCTGTTCACGACGGTCACGCTGGTCGTCTCGGCGATCGGCGGCGCCGTCGCCGGCGTGGCCGCGGACCGGTTCGGGCGCGTCAGGGCGTTGATGATCACCGTGATCACCTACGCGGTGTTCACCGTTGCCTGCGGTTTCGCACCCAACTACGAGACGCTGCTGGTGTTCCGTGCCCTTCAGGGCCTCGGCTTCGGCGGCGAGTGGGCGGTCGGCGCGATCCTGGTCGCCGAGTACGCGAGCGCGAAGCACCGGGGCCGCACGCTCGGCGCGGTCCAGAGTTCCTGGGCCGTCGGCTGGGGACTGGCGGTGGTCGTCTACACGCTGGTCTTCCAGTTCGTCGGCACCGACCTGGCCTGGCGCGTGATGTTCTGGACCGGCGCACTGCCCGCGCTGCTCGTCGTCTGGGTGCGCCGTCGGGTGCAGGACGCTCCCGAGGCGGCCGCCGAGCGCGAGAAGAGCGCCCAGAAGGGTTCGTTCGCGGCGATCTTCAAGCCGGGTACGGCCGAGGCTCCCGGCCTCCTGCGCACCACGTTCTTCGCGGTCCTGCTCTCCACCGGTGTCCAGGGCGGCTACTACACGCTGGCCACCTGGGTGCCCACGTACCTGAAGACGGAGCGCGGCCTGTCCGTCGTCGGCACCGGCGGCTACCTCACGTTCCTGATCTCCGGAGCCTTCATCGGCTACCTCACGGGCGGCTACCTCACCGACAAACTGGGCCGCAAGCGCAACATCCTGCTCTTCGCGATCCTCTCGGCGGCCTGCATCCTCACGTACGCGAACATCCCCAGCGGCGCCAACACCCTTCTCCTTGTGCTCGGTTTCCCGCTCGGCTTCTGTATGTCGGCGATCTTCAGCGGCTTCGGCTCGTTCCTCAGCGAGCTGTATCCGGCGGCGGTGCGCGGCACGGGGCAGGGCTTCACGTACAACACGGGGCGCGCCGTGGGCGCCGCCTTTCCCACCACGGTCGGCTTCCTGGCCGACAGCTGGGGCGTCGGCGGCGCGCTGGTCTTCGGCGCGATCGGCTACGCCCTCGCCGCGCTGGCACTGATCGGACTCCCCGAGACCCGTGGCAAGGAGCTCCTGTGA
- a CDS encoding GntR family transcriptional regulator has translation MAEQLTGLADDRALLGRTSTAERVSDILRSRIAEGYFPPGTRLSEDSIGGALGVSRNTLREAFRLLTHERLLVHELNRGVFVRVLTVEDVEDIYRTRGLVECAVVRGLGEPPYALEGLAAAVTAGQLAAVESDWKSLGTANIHFHRELVALAGSARTDELMRSVFAELRLAFHLVDDPRRLHEPYLARNRQILQALQAGDRDEAERLLAVYLGDSLERVVEVYRRRVAEGGQGLG, from the coding sequence ATGGCAGAGCAGCTGACGGGACTGGCCGACGACCGCGCCCTGCTGGGCCGCACCAGCACCGCCGAACGGGTCTCGGACATCCTTCGGAGCCGTATCGCCGAGGGGTACTTCCCTCCAGGTACACGGCTGTCCGAGGACAGCATCGGCGGGGCGCTCGGCGTCTCGCGCAACACGCTGCGCGAGGCATTCCGGCTGCTCACGCACGAACGTCTGCTCGTCCATGAACTGAACCGGGGCGTCTTCGTACGGGTGCTGACCGTCGAGGACGTCGAGGACATCTACCGCACCCGCGGCCTCGTCGAGTGCGCCGTCGTACGCGGCCTCGGCGAGCCGCCGTACGCACTGGAAGGCCTCGCCGCCGCGGTCACCGCAGGGCAGCTGGCGGCCGTCGAGAGTGACTGGAAAAGTCTGGGTACGGCCAATATCCACTTTCACCGGGAGCTGGTGGCGCTGGCCGGCAGCGCCCGGACCGACGAGCTGATGCGCAGCGTCTTCGCCGAACTGCGACTCGCCTTCCACCTCGTGGACGACCCGAGGCGGCTGCACGAGCCGTACCTCGCGCGCAACCGCCAGATCCTCCAGGCGTTGCAGGCGGGGGACCGGGATGAGGCCGAGAGGCTGCTCGCGGTCTACCTGGGCGACTCGCTGGAGAGGGTCGTCGAGGTGTACCGGCGACGGGTGGCTGAAGGCGGCCAGGGCCTCGGCTGA
- a CDS encoding sensor histidine kinase, translating into MRFRGKSIRRKIVALLLVPLVSLTAIWAFATVLTGRAANQLFNVADIVEKIGYPTEDAVRVLQQERRQTLVYLADPRASDALAALKRSRTATDSVVAKVRKNSKDEDLREEMGGGTSERLTAILDAVDGIDSLRHSVEEGTVNRSQALDQYNRLIDPCYVLMANLHVLDDVEMDKQGRALVNVARARELLSREDALLGSALVAGRITRDEIRDISDLVAQRTLLYDISLPLLPSSERERFQRYWKNADTAPLRVAEQSVVNSAAGSPRGVTAKSWDNAAGHVLDDLGKLDDKAGDRYQDRVQPVAMGVIVKAVVAGVIGLIALLVSLVMSVRIGRSLIRDLRRLRLEAHEASGVRLPSVMRRLSAGEQVDVETEVPRLEYDKNEIGEVGQALNTLQRAAVEAAVKQSELRDGVSEVFVNLARRSQVLLHKQLTLLDTMERRTEDTDELADLFRLDHLTTRMRRHAEGLVILSGAAPSRQWRKPVQLMDIVRAAVAEVEDYERIEVRRLPRVAVTGPAVADLTHLVAELLENATVFSPPHTAVQVLGERVANGFTLEIHDRGLGMAAEALLDANLRLAETPEFELSDTDRLGLFVVSRLAQRQNVRVSLQPSPYGGTTAVVFIPDVLLTDDVPDTNGIGFRLDRTLPTKEGETEEGRKAALSQVPVRLPGLPASILDGPVELEAPVDLDTLTGFPGALDDEDSERGGLFRPRRSIAGVPGELQHAHDGLGEPARSGDDDLPGAAPVPLPRRRTPKLVSSHGRPVTQTRSRRDEADGEFTEDFDPLHSLEPVQNLGPVGSPEPVERGAVEIGGAKPLPARRGERGETPARRGGERPEASGLRDASGVRGAAGLREAPALREARGHGDAPALPRRTRRTTASPSTDETTPRSDATTGEAESGMGPLPRRVRQANLAPQLKDGPERRTERDKDRTGTGADLAERDADEVRNRMASLQRGWQRGREENAAGDEAQDGTARGTTKGDGR; encoded by the coding sequence ATGCGCTTTCGCGGGAAGTCCATCCGCCGGAAGATCGTGGCGCTGCTCCTCGTGCCGCTGGTGTCCTTGACCGCGATCTGGGCCTTCGCGACCGTGCTCACGGGGCGCGCGGCCAACCAACTGTTCAACGTGGCCGACATCGTGGAGAAGATCGGCTATCCCACCGAGGACGCCGTCCGGGTCCTCCAGCAGGAACGCCGCCAGACTCTTGTCTATCTGGCCGATCCGCGCGCCTCCGACGCGCTCGCGGCGCTCAAGCGCAGCCGGACCGCCACTGACAGCGTCGTGGCGAAGGTCCGCAAGAACTCCAAGGACGAGGACCTGCGCGAGGAGATGGGCGGGGGTACCTCGGAGCGCCTCACCGCCATCCTGGACGCCGTCGACGGAATCGACTCGCTGCGCCACAGCGTCGAGGAGGGCACCGTCAACCGGTCCCAGGCCCTCGACCAGTACAACCGTCTGATCGACCCCTGTTACGTCCTGATGGCCAACCTTCATGTGCTCGACGATGTCGAGATGGACAAGCAGGGCCGCGCCCTCGTCAACGTCGCCCGAGCCCGCGAGCTGCTCTCCCGCGAGGACGCCCTCCTCGGCTCCGCGCTCGTCGCGGGCCGCATCACCCGCGACGAGATCCGCGACATCTCCGACCTCGTCGCCCAGCGCACGCTGCTCTACGACATCAGCCTGCCGCTGCTGCCCTCCTCGGAACGCGAACGCTTCCAGCGCTACTGGAAGAACGCCGACACGGCGCCCCTGCGCGTCGCCGAGCAGTCCGTCGTCAACTCCGCCGCCGGCTCGCCGCGTGGCGTCACCGCGAAGAGCTGGGACAACGCGGCCGGACATGTGCTCGACGACCTCGGCAAGCTCGACGACAAGGCGGGCGACCGCTACCAGGACCGGGTCCAGCCCGTGGCCATGGGCGTCATCGTCAAGGCGGTCGTCGCGGGCGTCATCGGGCTCATCGCTCTGCTGGTCTCGCTCGTGATGTCCGTACGCATCGGCCGGAGCCTCATCCGCGACCTGCGCCGACTGCGACTGGAGGCCCACGAGGCGTCCGGTGTCCGGCTGCCCAGCGTGATGCGCCGCCTGTCCGCCGGCGAACAGGTCGACGTCGAGACCGAGGTTCCGCGCCTGGAATACGACAAGAACGAGATCGGCGAGGTCGGCCAGGCCCTCAACACCCTCCAACGCGCCGCCGTCGAGGCCGCGGTCAAGCAGTCCGAACTGCGCGACGGCGTCTCCGAGGTCTTCGTCAACCTCGCGCGCCGCAGTCAGGTCCTGCTCCACAAGCAGCTCACCCTGCTCGACACCATGGAGCGCAGGACCGAGGACACCGACGAACTCGCCGACCTGTTCCGCCTCGACCACCTGACCACCCGCATGCGCCGCCATGCCGAGGGCCTGGTCATCCTCTCCGGCGCCGCCCCGTCCCGGCAGTGGCGCAAGCCCGTACAGCTCATGGACATCGTCCGCGCCGCCGTCGCGGAGGTCGAGGACTACGAGCGCATCGAGGTACGACGGCTGCCGCGCGTCGCCGTCACGGGACCCGCGGTCGCCGACCTCACCCACCTCGTGGCCGAACTCCTGGAGAACGCCACGGTGTTCTCGCCACCGCACACGGCCGTTCAGGTCCTCGGTGAGCGCGTTGCCAACGGCTTCACCCTGGAGATCCACGACCGCGGCCTGGGCATGGCCGCCGAGGCGCTCCTCGACGCCAACCTGCGGCTCGCCGAGACTCCCGAGTTCGAACTCTCCGACACCGACAGGCTCGGCCTGTTCGTGGTCAGCCGGCTCGCCCAGCGGCAGAACGTCCGCGTCTCCCTCCAGCCCTCCCCGTACGGCGGTACCACCGCGGTCGTGTTCATCCCCGACGTGCTCCTCACCGACGACGTCCCGGACACCAACGGCATCGGCTTCCGCCTCGACCGCACGTTGCCCACGAAGGAGGGCGAGACCGAGGAGGGCCGCAAGGCGGCGCTCTCCCAGGTGCCGGTACGGCTCCCGGGCCTGCCCGCCTCGATCCTGGACGGTCCGGTCGAACTGGAGGCGCCGGTCGACCTGGATACCCTCACCGGTTTCCCGGGCGCCCTCGACGACGAGGACAGCGAGCGCGGCGGTCTGTTCCGGCCTCGTCGCTCCATAGCCGGTGTTCCGGGCGAGCTGCAGCACGCCCACGACGGCCTTGGCGAGCCCGCCCGCTCCGGTGACGACGACCTTCCGGGTGCCGCGCCGGTCCCGCTGCCGAGGCGCAGGACACCCAAGCTCGTCAGCTCGCACGGGCGCCCTGTGACCCAGACGAGGTCCCGGCGCGACGAGGCGGACGGGGAGTTCACCGAGGACTTCGACCCGCTGCACAGCCTGGAGCCGGTGCAGAACCTGGGACCCGTGGGGAGCCCGGAGCCGGTGGAGCGCGGCGCGGTGGAAATCGGCGGCGCGAAGCCGCTGCCGGCCCGGCGCGGTGAGCGCGGTGAGACCCCGGCCCGGCGTGGCGGCGAGCGCCCCGAGGCCTCGGGCCTTCGCGACGCTTCGGGAGTGCGAGGAGCGGCCGGCCTTCGCGAGGCGCCCGCTCTCCGTGAGGCGCGCGGCCATGGAGACGCCCCCGCCCTCCCCAGGCGCACCCGGCGCACCACCGCGTCGCCGAGCACGGACGAGACCACCCCGCGCTCCGACGCCACGACGGGAGAGGCAGAATCAGGCATGGGCCCGCTGCCCCGCCGTGTCCGACAGGCCAATCTGGCCCCGCAGTTGAAGGACGGCCCCGAACGGCGCACCGAGCGCGACAAGGACCGCACCGGCACAGGAGCGGACCTCGCCGAGCGCGACGCGGACGAGGTGCGCAACCGGATGGCCTCGCTCCAGCGGGGCTGGCAGCGGGGCCGCGAGGAGAACGCCGCGGGCGACGAGGCCCAGGACGGCACAGCAAGAGGAACGACAAAGGGGGATGGTCGATGA
- a CDS encoding roadblock/LC7 domain-containing protein, with protein MTAPKAAGPTTTSKATGELNWLLDELVDRVASIRKAIVLSGDGLPTGASKDLTREDSEHLAAVASGFHSLAKGVGRHFEAGSVRQTVVELDEAFLFVTAAGDGSCLAVLSDADSDVGQVAYEMTLLVKRVGVHLAAAPRTDLPSGG; from the coding sequence ATGACCGCACCGAAGGCCGCAGGGCCCACCACGACCAGCAAGGCGACAGGCGAGCTGAACTGGCTTCTCGACGAACTGGTGGACCGCGTCGCCAGCATCCGCAAGGCGATCGTGCTGTCCGGCGACGGCCTTCCCACCGGGGCCTCCAAGGACCTGACCCGGGAGGACAGCGAGCACCTGGCCGCCGTCGCGTCCGGCTTCCACAGCCTCGCCAAGGGCGTCGGCCGCCACTTCGAGGCGGGCAGCGTACGGCAGACCGTCGTCGAACTCGACGAGGCCTTCCTGTTCGTCACTGCCGCCGGTGACGGCAGCTGCCTTGCCGTCCTCTCGGACGCAGACTCCGACGTCGGGCAGGTCGCATACGAAATGACGCTCCTGGTCAAGCGGGTCGGCGTACATCTGGCCGCCGCTCCACGCACCGATCTGCCTTCGGGCGGGTAG
- a CDS encoding DUF742 domain-containing protein — translation MSGDGQGRRHWFDDEAGPVVRPYAMTRGRTTSPAQHRLDLIAVVVTEPHADDPEADQTLSPEHVDIVELCRDAPQSVAELAAELDLPIGVVRVLIGDLVDDEMVHVTRPVPPAELPDESILRDVINGLRAL, via the coding sequence GTGAGCGGAGACGGTCAGGGAAGACGCCACTGGTTCGACGACGAGGCCGGACCGGTGGTCCGTCCGTACGCCATGACACGGGGGCGCACCACCAGCCCGGCCCAGCACCGCCTCGATCTGATCGCGGTGGTCGTCACCGAACCGCACGCCGACGACCCCGAAGCGGACCAGACGCTGTCCCCGGAACACGTGGACATCGTCGAACTCTGCCGCGACGCCCCTCAGTCGGTCGCCGAACTCGCCGCCGAGCTCGACCTGCCCATTGGAGTGGTCCGGGTCCTCATCGGGGACCTGGTGGACGACGAAATGGTCCATGTGACACGGCCCGTACCCCCTGCCGAACTGCCGGACGAGAGTATTCTGCGCGACGTGATCAACGGCCTCCGGGCGCTCTGA